GATGAGAGAAACGATTGAAAGAGCTAGAATGATGCAAAAGCAGCGATTTGCAAATGAGAGAATTCAGTTTAATTCGGAAATGAATGCAAAACAAGTGAAACAGTTTTGCCAGTTAGAACAAGAAGCTGAGAACTTATTAAGACATTCATTTGACCAATTAGGTTTTAGTGGTCGTTCTTTAGATCGAATTTTAAAGATATCACGAACCATTGCTGATTTTGAGGAGAGTGAAACAATTAAAGTCGCTCATCTTGCGGAAGCGATTAATTATCGAGTCTTAGATCGTAGAGAATTATTATGACTCAACTTTCGCAGTTTAAAATAATGTAATGCTCCCCATTGCCAAGACACATCTTTTAAAAAATAAGTTATGTTCCTCCTGTCTATGTTAATGGTGGTGCAATCCTGACGGCAGCTTGACACGGAGCCTCTGCGGATATGAATTCTTTCGATTAGGCGATGTCTAATTCGTTAGAGTCGCAAGGCTAACCAGCCTATCATGCCCGCCACTCCATGTAAAGCCGCCTACGCTACTGCTTTCACATTCCCATAGTAAATCTTATTTGGTGTCGCATAGTCTAAAGATTGGTGAGGGCGTTCTGTGTTATAAATACTTTACGTATTGGTTAATGCCTTTTCGTAATTCTCGTGGATTTTCAAATTCATTTAGATAAACGCATTTGTACTTTAAAGATCTAAAGAAGCGCTATTGATGATTTCTGGCTTAAAGCGTTTTAATGCTCTTTTAAGCGTATTTATGACAAAGCTTTTTTCTAACGTATTAGACAGCTCATACGGTTAATTGACTGACCAACTTCTCTAAACGATCTTGTTTTGTCTCATATTCTTTGCGGATCTTATCCGCCTCACGGTCCTTTCTCGTATACGATTGAGGCACGTTCTAAAAATTCAGCTTTCCAGCGACTGATCATAACTTGATTCAACTCATATTTTGTAGCAATCTCGTTAACGGTCTGTTCTTTTCGCAAGACCTCGAGAACAACTTTTGTTTTAGATTCTGAGATATATCGATTTCTCTTTTCCATATTTCTATTATAACTTATTTATCACGCTCCTGTGTCTCACCCCATATGGGAGCATTATAATTTATTTCTAAAAGAAAATGCCTCAATATTGAAGTTATCACATCGATATGTTTTTTGAATTTTTATTGGAATTTAAAGAAACATTATTAGAACGTTTTTTTGTACGAGAAATATTTTGTAATTTATCATTAATATTGCGCAAAAAAGTATGAAGAAAACCAGAATGATTATGCATTTTATATTCATGTATCAAATCTTCTGTTTGGTCATAAATAAGTTTTATTAAAT
This sequence is a window from Tepidibacillus fermentans. Protein-coding genes within it:
- a CDS encoding transposase; its protein translation is MEKRNRYISESKTKVVLEVLRKEQTVNEIATKYELNQVMISRWKAEFLERASIVYEKGP